Proteins from a genomic interval of Bos mutus isolate GX-2022 chromosome 15, NWIPB_WYAK_1.1, whole genome shotgun sequence:
- the LOC102269487 gene encoding olfactory receptor 5M5, which yields MLAPKKMGRGNSTLVTEFVLLGLTDRPDLQPILFVLFLGISLITVGGNLGMLLLIRIDSCLHTPMYFFLASLSCLDLWYSTNVTPKMLVNFLSEKKTISYTACLIQCYFFIAMVITEYYMLAVMAYDRYMAICNPLIYSSKMSKWVCIRLIAGPYIYGLLSGLMETMWTYRLTFCGSNVINHFYCADPPLIRLSCSDTYIKETSMFVVAGFNLSSSLLIILISYIFILTAVLRMRSAEGRHKAFSTCVSHLVAVTVFYETLFCMYLRPPTDQSVEQSKIIAVFYTFVSPMLNPFIYSLRNKDVKQAFWKLIRRKVLLK from the coding sequence ATGCTGGCACCTaagaaaatgggcagaggaaatTCCACCTTGGTGACTGAATTTGTTCTGTTGGGATTAACAGATCGCCCAGATCTTCAGCCCATCCTCTTTGTGCTGTTCCTGGGGATCTCTCTGATCACTGTGGGAGGGAACCTTGGGATGTTGTTATTGATCAGGATAGATTCATGCCTCCACACCCCTATGTACTTTTTTCTTGCCAGTTTGTCCTGCTTGGATTTGTGGTATTCCACTAATGTGACTCCCAAGATGTTGGTGAACTTCTTATCAGAGAAAAAAACCATTTCCTACACTGCTTGTTTAATCCAGTGCTATTTTTTCATTGCCATGGTGATTACTGAATATTACATGCTAGCTGTAATGGCTTATGATAGGTATATGGCCATCTGTAATCCTTTGATTTATAGCAGCAAGATGTCCAAGTGGGTCTGCATTCGCCTGATTGCTGGTCCATATATCTACGGGCTCCTTAGTGGCCTGATGGAAACCATGTGGACATACCGCTTGACCTTCTGTGGCTCCAATGTCATTAATCACTTCTATTGCGCTGACCCACCCCTCATTCGACTCTCCTGCTCTGACACTTACATTAAGGAGACATCCATGTTTGTGGTGGCAGGATTTAACCTTTCCAGTTCTCTTCTCATAATCCTCATCTCCTACATCTTCATTCTCACTGCCGTCCTGAGGATGCGCTCTGCTGAAGGCAGGCACAAAGCTTTTTCCACCTGTGTGTCCCATCTGGTGGCAGTGACTGTGTTTTATGAGACCCTGTTCTGTATGTACCTTAGACCTCCCACAGACCAGTCAGTGGAGCAGTCCAAAATCATTGCTGTTTTCTACACTTTTGTAAGCCCTATGTTGAACCCCTTCATTTATAGTTTGAGGAACAAGGATGTGAAACAAGCTTTTTGGAAATTGATTAGAAGAAAGgtacttttgaaataa